One segment of Mycolicibacterium neworleansense DNA contains the following:
- a CDS encoding DUF732 domain-containing protein, whose translation MFDGLFNGLRRSAAAPIAAALVLGTLLGTTAPQAAAWPIPLTAEDTAYLKATRGVFPGDDDQLLLVGREMCRLLYTGTPAQAVIDQMAGQYAATPQQSAVALRAARRAYCTQAPG comes from the coding sequence ATGTTCGACGGACTGTTCAACGGATTGCGGCGCAGTGCGGCGGCGCCGATCGCGGCGGCACTGGTGCTCGGGACGCTTCTCGGGACCACTGCCCCGCAGGCGGCGGCCTGGCCGATACCGCTGACCGCGGAAGACACCGCCTATCTCAAAGCCACGCGCGGGGTCTTTCCCGGTGACGACGACCAGCTGTTGCTGGTGGGCCGCGAGATGTGCCGGCTGCTCTACACCGGGACACCCGCGCAGGCGGTGATCGATCAGATGGCCGGCCAGTACGCGGCCACGCCGCAGCAGTCCGCGGTCGCACTGCGGGCGGCCCGCCGCGCGTACTGCACGCAGGCTCCGGGCTAG
- the manB gene encoding mannose-1-phosphate guanylyltransferase: protein MINPAEVDAVVLVGGRGTRLRPLTLSAPKPMLPTAGVPFLTHLLARISVAGIKHVVMGTSYKAEVFEEAFGNGSDLGLEIEYVTETEALGTGGAIANVADKLRYDTAMVFNGDVLSAADLGAVLESHDAHQADVTLHLVRVSDPRAFGCVPTDADGFVTAFLEKTQDPPTDQINAGCYVFNRNVIDQIPRGRALSVEREIFPEVLSRGLKMCGYVDASYWRDMGTPDDFVRGSADLVRGIAPSPALNGQRGESLVHEGAAVAPGALLIGGTVVGRGAEIGAGARLDGAVIFDGVRVEAGAVIERSIIGFGARIGPRALIRDGVIGDGADIGARCELLRGARVWPGVAIPDGGIRYSTDV, encoded by the coding sequence GTGATCAATCCCGCGGAAGTGGACGCTGTCGTACTCGTCGGCGGCCGTGGTACCCGGCTCCGGCCGTTGACGCTCTCAGCACCCAAGCCGATGCTGCCGACGGCAGGCGTCCCGTTCCTCACTCACCTGCTGGCGCGCATCTCCGTGGCCGGTATCAAGCACGTGGTGATGGGCACCTCGTACAAGGCCGAGGTTTTCGAGGAGGCGTTCGGTAACGGCTCCGACCTCGGGCTCGAGATCGAATACGTCACCGAGACCGAGGCACTGGGCACCGGTGGCGCGATCGCCAACGTGGCGGACAAGCTGCGCTACGACACTGCCATGGTGTTCAACGGTGACGTGCTGTCGGCGGCAGACCTGGGCGCGGTGCTGGAGTCACATGACGCCCACCAGGCAGACGTCACGCTGCACCTGGTGCGCGTCAGTGATCCTCGTGCGTTCGGCTGTGTGCCAACCGATGCCGACGGCTTCGTGACCGCGTTCCTGGAGAAGACCCAGGATCCGCCGACCGACCAGATCAACGCCGGCTGTTATGTGTTCAACCGCAACGTCATCGACCAGATCCCGCGCGGTCGCGCCCTGTCCGTAGAGCGCGAGATCTTCCCCGAGGTGCTCTCCCGTGGACTGAAGATGTGCGGGTACGTCGACGCCTCGTACTGGCGCGACATGGGCACACCGGACGATTTCGTGCGTGGATCGGCCGATCTGGTCCGTGGCATCGCACCGTCGCCGGCGCTCAACGGCCAGCGCGGTGAGTCCCTGGTTCACGAGGGTGCGGCGGTGGCGCCGGGCGCCCTGTTGATCGGCGGCACCGTGGTGGGCCGCGGAGCCGAGATCGGCGCAGGCGCACGCCTGGACGGCGCGGTGATCTTCGACGGCGTACGCGTGGAAGCCGGTGCGGTGATTGAACGTTCGATCATCGGCTTCGGAGCCCGCATCGGCCCGCGGGCGCTGATCCGCGACGGTGTGATCGGCGACGGGGCCGACATCGGTGCCCGCTGCGAACTGTTGCGCGGCGCCAGGGTGTGGCCCGGGGTCGCCATCCCCGACGGCGGTATCCGGTACTCCACCGACGTCTGA
- a CDS encoding glycosyltransferase family 2 protein yields MTEDAARPLVVVTVTYSPGPHLDRFLASLALATDRPVTVVMADNGSTDGAPEQAEKRYPNVHLLRTGSNLGYGSAVNRGAEQISDAECSEFFIVANPDVQWGPGSIDLLLEAAQRWPRAGALGPLVRDPDGSVYPSARHQPSLVRGGMHAVVGPFWKSNPWTAAYRQDRQEPSEREVGWLSGSCLLMRREAFDAVGGFDERYFMYMEDVDLGDRIARAGWQNVYVPSAEVLHHKGHSTGRDPARNLAAHHRSTYTFLADRYPAPWQAPLRWTIRGALAARAGLVVGSSRRKHAKGR; encoded by the coding sequence GTGACTGAGGATGCGGCCCGCCCGCTCGTCGTGGTGACGGTGACGTATTCGCCGGGCCCACACCTGGACCGTTTCCTGGCCTCGCTCGCCCTGGCCACCGACCGGCCGGTGACGGTCGTCATGGCCGACAACGGCTCCACCGACGGCGCACCCGAGCAGGCCGAAAAGCGCTACCCGAACGTGCACCTCCTCCGTACCGGCAGCAATCTGGGTTACGGCAGCGCGGTCAACCGCGGAGCCGAGCAGATATCGGATGCGGAGTGCTCGGAGTTTTTCATCGTCGCCAACCCCGACGTGCAGTGGGGGCCAGGGTCGATCGACCTGTTGCTCGAAGCGGCCCAGCGCTGGCCCCGGGCCGGGGCACTCGGGCCGTTGGTCCGCGATCCCGACGGATCGGTGTACCCGTCGGCGCGCCATCAGCCCAGCCTGGTGCGGGGCGGCATGCATGCCGTCGTCGGCCCGTTCTGGAAATCCAATCCGTGGACGGCCGCCTACCGCCAAGACCGTCAGGAACCCAGTGAGCGCGAGGTCGGCTGGCTGTCCGGCTCGTGCTTGCTGATGCGCCGGGAGGCCTTCGACGCCGTCGGCGGGTTTGACGAGCGCTACTTCATGTATATGGAGGACGTCGACCTCGGTGACCGCATCGCTCGGGCCGGGTGGCAGAACGTCTACGTGCCGTCGGCTGAGGTGCTCCACCACAAGGGGCACTCCACCGGCCGCGATCCGGCGCGCAACTTGGCCGCCCATCACCGCAGTACCTACACTTTTCTGGCTGATCGATACCCGGCGCCCTGGCAGGCGCCGTTACGGTGGACAATTCGGGGCGCGCTGGCGGCACGAGCGGGCCTGGTGGTCGGTAGTTCTCGACGTAAGCACGCGAAAGGGCGCTGA
- the rfbD gene encoding dTDP-4-dehydrorhamnose reductase: protein MAQRIVITGAGGMVGRVLADQGRGEGRDVLALTSADCDITNAGAVRQFVEPGDVVINCAAYTQVDAAETDRDRAYAVNAVGPGNLAEACVRVGADLVHISTDYVFGAATQRSTPYEVDDETGPVNIYGQTKLAGEQAVLAAKPDAYVVRTAWVYRGGDGTDFVATMRRLAAGDGPVDVVADQIGSPTYTGDLVAALLQIADGGVRPGLLHAANAGSASRFDQARETFAAVGADPERVRPVGSDRHPRPAPRPAYTVLSALRSAEAGLSPLRDWREALVAAVGEEHPSGPLPSTP from the coding sequence ATGGCGCAACGGATTGTGATCACCGGAGCCGGCGGCATGGTTGGCCGGGTATTGGCTGATCAGGGACGTGGCGAGGGGCGTGACGTGCTCGCCCTGACCTCCGCGGATTGTGATATCACCAACGCCGGGGCCGTCCGGCAATTCGTCGAGCCCGGCGACGTGGTGATCAACTGTGCCGCATACACGCAGGTGGATGCCGCCGAGACCGACCGGGACAGGGCCTACGCCGTCAACGCCGTCGGTCCTGGCAACCTCGCCGAGGCGTGCGTACGGGTCGGTGCCGACCTGGTGCACATCTCCACCGACTACGTGTTCGGCGCGGCCACGCAGCGCAGCACTCCGTACGAGGTCGACGACGAGACCGGGCCGGTCAACATCTACGGCCAGACCAAGCTGGCCGGGGAGCAGGCGGTGCTGGCCGCCAAACCCGACGCCTACGTCGTCCGTACCGCCTGGGTGTACCGGGGCGGGGACGGAACCGACTTCGTGGCGACCATGCGCAGGCTGGCGGCCGGGGACGGTCCGGTCGACGTGGTCGCCGATCAGATCGGATCGCCGACCTACACCGGCGACCTGGTCGCCGCCCTACTGCAGATCGCCGACGGCGGCGTGCGGCCCGGGCTGCTGCATGCCGCCAACGCCGGGTCGGCCAGCCGGTTCGATCAGGCGCGGGAGACCTTCGCGGCCGTCGGTGCCGATCCGGAGCGGGTCCGCCCCGTCGGTAGCGACCGCCACCCGCGGCCCGCGCCCCGCCCGGCGTACACCGTCCTGTCCGCGCTACGGTCCGCCGAGGCCGGCCTGTCCCCGCTGCGAGATTGGCGGGAAGCGCTGGTGGCAGCGGTTGGAGAAGAGCACCCCTCCGGCCCGCTACCCTCTACGCCGTGA
- a CDS encoding LCP family protein, which produces MPIPLLRSVAVATASAVVLGTGLAWSQIRSFESGINHISSAALGGGGEDGAIDILLVGMDSRTDAHGNPLSAEELETLRAGDDVSTNTDTIILVRIPNNGKSATAISIPRDSYVEAPGWGKMKINGVFGDVKLDRMKQLVEVEGEDPAVAEPKATEAAREELIQTVAGLTGVTVDHYAEIGLLGFALITDALGGVNVCLKDAVYEPLSGADFPAGWQKLNGPQALSFVRQRHDLPRGDLDRVTRQQSVMASLAHEVISSKTLSSPGTLGRLQDAVQRSVVISDGWDIMNFVEQLQKLAAGSVAFATIPILREDGWSDDGMQSVVRVDPDEVHQWVSSLLQDQDAGKTEQLSYSPENTTVEVVNGTDINGLAAAVSQVLSNKGFLPGATGNHEGAPPASSQVLAAKSDDLGAQAVSKDLGGLPVNEDSSLPPGAVRVVLAADYTGPGSDGMDPTAGAGIVDPAAAGDTYSDTGEQSPPPPPSPILNAGSDDPKCVN; this is translated from the coding sequence GTGCCTATCCCCCTGCTTCGCTCCGTCGCCGTCGCCACGGCGTCGGCAGTGGTGCTCGGAACAGGGCTGGCCTGGTCCCAGATCCGCTCCTTCGAATCCGGCATCAACCACATCAGCTCCGCGGCGCTCGGCGGCGGCGGTGAGGACGGGGCCATCGACATCCTGCTGGTCGGTATGGACAGTCGTACCGACGCCCACGGCAACCCGTTGTCGGCGGAGGAGCTGGAGACCTTGCGGGCCGGCGACGACGTCTCGACCAATACCGACACCATCATCCTGGTGCGTATCCCCAACAACGGGAAGTCGGCCACCGCCATCTCCATCCCCCGCGATTCGTACGTCGAAGCGCCCGGCTGGGGAAAGATGAAGATCAACGGCGTGTTCGGCGACGTCAAGCTCGACCGGATGAAGCAGCTCGTCGAGGTCGAGGGTGAAGATCCCGCCGTCGCCGAGCCCAAGGCCACCGAGGCCGCCCGCGAGGAGCTGATCCAGACGGTTGCCGGGTTGACCGGCGTCACGGTCGATCATTACGCCGAGATCGGACTGCTGGGCTTCGCGTTGATCACCGATGCGCTCGGTGGCGTCAATGTCTGCCTCAAAGATGCTGTCTACGAACCGCTTTCGGGTGCCGATTTCCCGGCCGGCTGGCAGAAACTCAACGGCCCGCAAGCGCTGAGCTTCGTTCGGCAACGTCATGACCTGCCGCGCGGTGACCTCGACCGGGTGACCCGCCAGCAGTCCGTGATGGCCTCACTGGCCCATGAGGTGATCTCCAGCAAGACGCTGTCCAGCCCGGGAACACTGGGGCGGTTGCAGGATGCGGTGCAGCGTTCGGTGGTGATCTCCGACGGCTGGGACATCATGAACTTCGTCGAGCAGCTGCAGAAGCTGGCCGCCGGCAGCGTCGCGTTCGCCACCATCCCGATCCTGCGGGAGGACGGCTGGAGCGACGACGGGATGCAGAGCGTGGTCCGGGTGGATCCCGACGAGGTCCACCAATGGGTGTCGAGCCTGCTGCAGGACCAGGACGCGGGCAAGACCGAGCAGCTCAGCTATTCACCGGAGAACACCACCGTCGAGGTGGTCAACGGCACCGACATCAACGGCCTGGCCGCCGCGGTGTCACAGGTGTTGAGCAACAAGGGATTCTTGCCCGGGGCCACCGGCAACCACGAGGGTGCCCCGCCGGCGTCCAGCCAGGTGCTGGCAGCCAAGAGCGACGACCTCGGTGCCCAGGCCGTGTCGAAGGATCTCGGCGGATTGCCGGTGAACGAGGATTCGTCGCTGCCTCCGGGCGCGGTGCGGGTGGTGCTGGCCGCGGATTACACCGGGCCCGGCTCCGACGGCATGGATCCGACCGCGGGTGCGGGCATCGTGGATCCGGCGGCGGCAGGCGACACCTACAGCGATACCGGGGAACAGAGTCCGCCACCACCGCCGTCGCCGATCCTCAACGCGGGTTCCGACGATCCCAAGTGTGTGAACTGA
- a CDS encoding TIGR03089 family protein, translating into MTTVSAAVLDPLLAADPAGPRITYYDDATGERIELSTVTMANWAAKTANLLRDEMGAGPGTRVAVLLPAHWQTAAVLFGIWWIGSEVVLDGEADVALCTRDRLDEADDAVSGGEVAVLSLDPFGKPAADLPIGVTDYATAVRVHGDQIVPERVAGPALAGRSVAEVLEAARNAGAAAGFTGSDRVLSTASWGTPEELIANLVAVFAAGASLVQVANPDPGAQERRRTTEKVTRG; encoded by the coding sequence ATGACCACAGTCAGCGCCGCGGTGCTGGATCCGTTGTTGGCAGCGGATCCGGCGGGGCCGCGGATCACCTATTACGACGACGCCACCGGTGAGCGGATCGAGCTTTCGACGGTGACCATGGCCAACTGGGCCGCCAAGACCGCCAACCTGTTGCGCGACGAGATGGGCGCCGGCCCGGGCACGAGGGTGGCGGTACTCCTGCCCGCGCATTGGCAGACCGCCGCGGTGCTGTTCGGGATCTGGTGGATCGGAAGTGAAGTCGTCCTCGACGGGGAGGCCGACGTGGCCCTGTGCACCCGGGACCGGCTGGACGAGGCCGACGACGCGGTCTCCGGCGGCGAGGTCGCGGTGCTGTCGCTCGACCCGTTCGGCAAGCCCGCCGCGGATCTGCCCATCGGGGTCACCGACTACGCCACCGCGGTGCGGGTGCACGGCGACCAGATCGTGCCCGAACGCGTTGCGGGTCCGGCGCTGGCCGGACGATCGGTCGCCGAGGTGCTGGAAGCCGCCCGGAATGCCGGGGCCGCAGCGGGTTTCACCGGTTCCGACCGGGTGCTCTCCACCGCGTCGTGGGGCACCCCGGAGGAGCTGATCGCGAATCTCGTCGCGGTGTTCGCCGCCGGGGCATCGCTCGTGCAGGTGGCCAATCCCGATCCCGGCGCCCAGGAACGGCGGCGCACGACCGAGAAGGTCACCCGCGGTTAG
- a CDS encoding acyl-CoA dehydrogenase, translating to MAGWGGNPSFDLFQLPEEHQELRAAIRALAEKEIAPHAADVDENARFPEEALQALNASGFNAIHVPEEYGGQGADSVAACIVIEEVARVDCSASLIPAVNKLGTMGLILRGSDELKKQVLPSLASGEAMASYALSEREAGSDAAGMRTRAKADGDDWILNGTKCWITNGGKSTWYTVMAVTDPDKGANGISAFVVHKDDEGFSVGPKERKLGIKGSPTTELYFENCRIPGDRIIGEPGTGFKTALATLDHTRPTIGAQAVGIAQGALDAAIAYTKDRKQFGTAIADFQAVQFMLADMAMKLEAARLMVYHAAARAERGETNLGFISAASKCFASDVAMEVTTDAVQLFGGAGYTVDFPVERMMRDAKITQIYEGTNQIQRVVMSRALLK from the coding sequence ATGGCCGGCTGGGGCGGTAACCCATCATTCGATCTGTTTCAGCTGCCGGAGGAGCATCAGGAGCTCCGGGCGGCGATCCGGGCGCTGGCGGAAAAGGAGATCGCCCCGCACGCCGCCGACGTCGACGAGAATGCCCGCTTCCCGGAGGAAGCTCTGCAGGCCCTGAATGCCTCGGGTTTCAACGCGATTCACGTGCCGGAGGAGTACGGCGGTCAGGGCGCGGACTCGGTCGCGGCCTGCATCGTGATCGAGGAAGTGGCCCGGGTGGACTGCTCGGCCTCGCTGATCCCGGCGGTCAACAAGCTGGGCACCATGGGCCTGATCCTGCGCGGCTCCGATGAGCTCAAGAAGCAGGTGCTGCCGTCGCTGGCCTCCGGTGAGGCGATGGCCTCCTACGCGTTGAGCGAGCGCGAGGCGGGCAGCGATGCCGCCGGCATGCGCACCCGCGCCAAGGCCGACGGCGACGACTGGATCCTCAACGGCACCAAGTGCTGGATCACCAACGGCGGCAAGTCGACCTGGTACACCGTGATGGCGGTGACCGACCCGGACAAGGGCGCCAACGGCATCTCGGCGTTCGTCGTGCACAAGGACGACGAAGGCTTCAGCGTCGGCCCCAAGGAGCGCAAGCTCGGCATCAAGGGCAGCCCGACCACCGAGCTGTACTTCGAGAACTGCCGCATTCCGGGCGACCGGATCATCGGCGAGCCCGGCACCGGTTTCAAGACCGCGCTGGCAACCCTGGATCACACCCGCCCGACGATCGGGGCACAGGCCGTGGGTATCGCCCAGGGTGCACTCGACGCGGCAATCGCCTACACCAAGGACCGCAAGCAGTTCGGTACCGCCATCGCCGATTTCCAGGCCGTGCAATTCATGCTGGCCGACATGGCGATGAAGCTGGAGGCCGCGCGGCTGATGGTTTACCACGCTGCGGCGCGCGCCGAGCGTGGCGAGACCAACCTCGGGTTCATCTCGGCGGCATCGAAGTGCTTCGCCTCCGACGTGGCCATGGAAGTCACCACCGATGCCGTGCAGCTGTTCGGCGGCGCGGGCTACACCGTGGACTTCCCGGTGGAGCGGATGATGCGCGATGCCAAGATCACCCAGATCTACGAGGGCACCAACCAGATTCAGCGCGTGGTGATGAGCCGCGCCCTGCTCAAGTAA
- a CDS encoding TetR/AcrR family transcriptional regulator translates to MTALPSTRERLVSAAFELFEERGYEATSVDDIATRAGVGRTTAFRQFRSKEALIFPDHETLLLRADERLSAAPAEMLPAEVIAVATTSVFENYLAEGERARTRYRLTRSVPALRDFETAVVSRYVRLFTKHLRAAQTEDWTADLRAELFANAVVAAHNHVLRRWLRGDSTNPRSDLAEALAATWPIYRGGGGRTAVVVMSTDEPIESLTPRIRELIGD, encoded by the coding sequence ATGACCGCCCTGCCAAGTACCCGGGAGCGCCTGGTGAGCGCGGCATTCGAGCTGTTCGAGGAGCGTGGGTACGAGGCCACCAGCGTCGATGACATCGCGACACGAGCGGGGGTAGGACGCACCACCGCGTTTCGTCAGTTCCGATCGAAAGAGGCGTTGATCTTTCCCGATCACGAGACGCTGCTGCTCCGCGCCGACGAGAGGTTGTCAGCGGCGCCGGCCGAAATGCTCCCCGCCGAGGTCATCGCGGTGGCAACCACATCGGTATTCGAGAACTATCTCGCCGAAGGCGAGCGCGCCCGGACGCGGTACCGGCTCACCCGCTCGGTACCTGCCCTACGTGACTTCGAAACGGCCGTGGTGTCGCGGTATGTCCGGCTGTTCACCAAACACCTGCGGGCCGCACAGACCGAGGATTGGACAGCGGACCTGCGCGCCGAACTGTTCGCCAACGCCGTGGTGGCCGCACACAACCATGTGCTGCGCCGGTGGCTGCGCGGCGACTCGACCAACCCGCGGTCTGACCTGGCCGAGGCGCTGGCCGCGACCTGGCCGATCTACCGGGGCGGTGGCGGCCGCACCGCAGTGGTGGTGATGTCGACCGATGAACCGATCGAGTCCCTGACCCCGCGCATTCGCGAGCTGATCGGGGATTGA
- the purE gene encoding 5-(carboxyamino)imidazole ribonucleotide mutase — MPGSSARVGLIMGSDSDWSVMSDAAEALAEFEVPFEVGVVSAHRTPQRMLDYAKTAADRGVEVIIAGAGGAAHLPGMVASATALPVIGVPVPLARLDGMDSLLSIVQMPAGVPVATVSIGGARNAGLLAVRILGSADTELRARMVKFQADLEAMVLAKDAALRDRLLGDS, encoded by the coding sequence ATGCCGGGAAGTAGTGCACGGGTCGGGCTCATCATGGGCAGCGACAGCGACTGGTCGGTGATGTCCGACGCGGCCGAGGCGCTCGCGGAGTTCGAGGTGCCGTTCGAGGTCGGTGTCGTCTCCGCGCACCGCACCCCGCAGCGCATGCTCGACTACGCCAAGACCGCCGCGGACCGGGGCGTCGAGGTGATCATCGCCGGGGCGGGCGGAGCCGCCCACCTGCCCGGCATGGTCGCGTCTGCCACAGCGCTTCCGGTGATCGGGGTCCCGGTACCGCTGGCCCGCCTCGACGGAATGGACTCCTTGCTTTCCATCGTGCAGATGCCCGCCGGGGTGCCGGTGGCGACGGTTTCCATTGGCGGGGCACGCAATGCGGGCTTGCTGGCCGTGCGAATCCTGGGCTCCGCCGACACCGAGCTGAGGGCCCGAATGGTGAAATTCCAGGCCGACCTGGAAGCCATGGTGCTGGCCAAGGACGCCGCCCTGCGCGATCGCCTGCTGGGCGACAGCTGA
- a CDS encoding 5-(carboxyamino)imidazole ribonucleotide synthase yields the protein MSRSWRGHQSAHDTIECVPTTPQNPPSPASGASPVVAMIGGGQLARMTHQAAIALGQTLRVLASGPDESAAQVTPDVVIGSHTDLDALRQAAAGASALTFDHEHVPTEHLEKLVAEGVTVNPPPQALIHAQDKLLMRRKLHGLGAPVPRFAEVTSVADVEEFVRQIDGPVVIKTVRGGYDGKGVVMADDLAAAREVVAGYLADGVPVLAEERVAMRRELAALVARSPFGQGAAWPVVETVQRDGICVEAYAPAPGLSDELGSAAQELGLRLANELGVVGVLAVELFETVDGRLLVNELAMRPHNSGHWTMDGAVTSQFEQHLRAVLDYPLGDTSAIAPAAVMANVLGAPQTPTMSMDERLHHLFARIPDAKVHLYGKGERPGRKLGHVNIIGADMDELRERAVRAAHWLSHGEWTDGWDEHAGK from the coding sequence ATGAGCCGGTCATGGCGAGGACACCAATCCGCGCATGACACCATAGAGTGCGTGCCGACAACTCCCCAAAATCCGCCGTCCCCCGCGAGCGGTGCATCTCCTGTGGTGGCGATGATCGGCGGCGGCCAGCTCGCCAGGATGACTCACCAGGCAGCCATCGCGCTCGGGCAGACCCTGCGGGTGCTGGCCTCCGGGCCGGACGAATCCGCCGCCCAGGTCACCCCCGACGTCGTCATCGGCTCCCACACCGACCTGGACGCGCTGCGCCAGGCCGCGGCCGGGGCGTCGGCGTTGACGTTCGACCACGAGCACGTGCCGACCGAGCACCTGGAGAAGCTCGTGGCCGAAGGGGTCACGGTGAACCCGCCTCCCCAGGCGCTGATACACGCCCAGGACAAGCTCCTCATGCGCCGCAAGTTGCACGGCCTGGGTGCCCCGGTGCCGCGTTTCGCCGAGGTCACCTCGGTCGCCGACGTCGAGGAGTTCGTGCGGCAGATCGACGGTCCGGTGGTGATCAAGACCGTGCGCGGCGGCTATGACGGCAAGGGCGTGGTGATGGCCGACGACCTGGCCGCCGCCCGTGAGGTTGTGGCCGGTTACCTGGCCGACGGGGTACCGGTCCTTGCCGAGGAACGCGTCGCGATGCGCCGGGAACTCGCGGCGCTGGTGGCGCGCTCGCCGTTCGGGCAGGGCGCGGCCTGGCCCGTCGTCGAAACCGTGCAGCGCGACGGCATCTGCGTCGAGGCGTACGCGCCGGCGCCCGGCCTGTCCGACGAGTTGGGTTCGGCCGCACAGGAACTCGGCCTGCGGCTGGCGAACGAGCTGGGCGTGGTCGGGGTGTTGGCAGTTGAGCTGTTCGAGACCGTCGACGGCAGGCTGCTGGTCAACGAGCTGGCAATGCGCCCACACAATTCCGGGCACTGGACCATGGACGGCGCGGTCACCAGCCAGTTCGAGCAGCACCTGCGGGCGGTCCTGGACTATCCGCTGGGCGACACCTCGGCGATCGCGCCGGCCGCGGTGATGGCCAACGTGCTCGGGGCGCCGCAGACCCCGACGATGTCGATGGACGAGCGGCTGCACCACCTCTTCGCGCGGATCCCCGACGCGAAGGTGCACCTGTACGGCAAGGGTGAACGGCCGGGACGCAAGCTCGGCCACGTCAACATCATCGGCGCTGATATGGATGAACTTCGCGAGCGTGCGGTACGGGCAGCGCACTGGTTGTCACACGGCGAGTGGACCGACGGATGGGATGAACATGCCGGGAAGTAG
- a CDS encoding GtrA family protein, producing the protein MSFADATIARLPRFVRPYAERHHELIKFAIVGATTFVIDSAIFYTLKLTVLEPKPVTAKIIAGIVAVIASYILNREWSFQNRGGRERHHEALLFFAFSGVGVLLSMLPLYFSSYVLGLRVPEVSLTVENIADFISAYILGNLLQMAFRFWAFRRWVFPDEFVDKPDLALESTLTGGGFIEAFEDHAERKSATVTPLRRPSRRAKARQLGDDSDPVSKSS; encoded by the coding sequence GTGTCCTTCGCCGATGCGACAATCGCTCGATTGCCGCGATTCGTCCGTCCCTATGCCGAGCGGCATCACGAACTGATCAAGTTCGCGATCGTCGGCGCGACGACATTCGTCATTGATTCGGCGATCTTCTACACCCTCAAGCTCACGGTGCTGGAACCCAAACCGGTCACCGCGAAGATCATCGCAGGCATCGTCGCGGTGATCGCCTCCTACATTCTCAACCGGGAATGGAGCTTCCAGAACCGCGGCGGCCGCGAACGCCACCACGAGGCCCTGCTGTTCTTCGCGTTCAGCGGCGTGGGCGTGCTGCTGTCGATGCTGCCGCTGTATTTCTCCAGCTACGTGCTGGGCCTGCGGGTTCCCGAGGTGTCGCTGACGGTCGAGAACATCGCCGACTTCATCTCGGCCTACATCCTGGGCAACCTGCTGCAGATGGCGTTCCGGTTCTGGGCGTTCCGCCGCTGGGTGTTCCCCGACGAGTTCGTCGACAAGCCCGATCTGGCGCTGGAGTCAACCCTGACCGGCGGCGGGTTCATCGAAGCGTTCGAGGATCACGCCGAGCGCAAGTCCGCGACCGTCACGCCGTTGCGACGGCCCAGCCGACGCGCGAAAGCCCGTCAGCTGGGCGATGATTCGGACCCGGTGTCCAAGAGTTCCTGA
- a CDS encoding CsbD family protein, with translation MSGVDKAKNKAEELAGKAKEKVGQATGDTDTEAEGHTDQAKGNLKQAGEKVKDAFKK, from the coding sequence ATGAGCGGCGTCGACAAGGCGAAGAACAAGGCCGAAGAGTTGGCCGGCAAGGCCAAAGAGAAGGTCGGTCAGGCGACCGGGGATACCGACACCGAAGCCGAGGGACACACAGATCAGGCCAAGGGCAACCTGAAGCAGGCCGGCGAGAAGGTGAAGGACGCCTTCAAGAAGTAG
- a CDS encoding PH domain-containing protein, with the protein MGYPENVLANDEQVVLHRHPHWKRLIGAVLVLLLITAAAAFVAAVVNTMDWQATAKNVLFIVIGAIWLIVVGWLTVWPFLNWWTTHFVITDRRVMFRHGLLTRSGIDIPLARINSVEFRHGLTDRLLRTGTLIIESASQDPLEFHDIPRVEQVHSLLYHEVFDTLGTEESPS; encoded by the coding sequence GTGGGCTACCCGGAGAATGTGCTGGCCAACGACGAGCAGGTGGTGCTGCATCGGCACCCGCACTGGAAGCGTCTGATTGGCGCGGTCCTGGTCCTGCTGCTGATCACCGCGGCAGCGGCATTCGTCGCCGCCGTGGTCAACACCATGGACTGGCAGGCCACCGCCAAGAACGTGCTGTTCATCGTGATCGGGGCGATCTGGCTGATCGTGGTCGGGTGGCTGACGGTCTGGCCGTTCCTGAACTGGTGGACGACGCACTTCGTCATCACCGACCGGCGGGTGATGTTCCGCCACGGCCTGCTGACCCGCTCAGGAATCGACATCCCGCTGGCGCGGATCAACAGTGTCGAGTTCCGTCACGGGCTGACCGACCGGCTGCTGCGCACCGGCACCCTGATCATCGAATCGGCATCGCAGGATCCTCTGGAATTCCACGACATTCCGCGCGTGGAACAGGTGCACTCACTGCTGTACCACGAAGTCTTCGACACGCTGGGCACCGAAGAGTCACCGAGCTGA